The archaeon genome includes the window CCTCCTGTGCTCGCCTGTAGGAAGACATCACTTTCCTACTCCTATGGCCGACTTCGCCTTCTCAAAGGCGGCCGGGTACTCCTCCGGGGTGAAGCCCGCCTTCAGCAGGCCTGAGAAGGCCTTCTTGTAGGAGTCCTGGTTTTCCTTGGAAAGCTTCGACGCGTACTCCGCGATCGACTTGCCGCTTATCCTGTCCTCGGAGGGGAAGGCATCCTCCCCTGCGGGTATCTCGACGCCTGAGTCGATCACTCCCTTGAGGAAGGCCGAGACCCTCGCACCCTTGATGAACGGGACCAGGCCGTTGTAGAGCACCGCCTCCTTGACCCCCTTGGAAAGCGCCTTCTTGCCGGCGAGCATCCCCAGGAGGTAGCACGCAGGTGTTGACTTTGTGGAGCCCTTCCACCCGATCTTGGCGAGCTCCCTCGAGTGCGAGGAGGAGACCACCGCATCCCCTTCCACTCGGGGCGTCACGAATTGAGACGAGACGTGCTTGTTGGAGAACCTCACGACTAGGAGGGGCTTCGAGGAGGTGATTGCCTTCCGGCGCGACCGATAGTCGGTGACGCCCTCCCGTCTCCGCCTCAGGACAGGGGCATGGGCCTGCATTACTTCTTGGCCTCCTTCATGAGGTCCAGGAGGTGCTTTACCCCCCTGACCTGGCCGCCCTTGACCTGCTTGTAGAGGCTCTTGTAGGCGTCCTGGCTGAGTTCCTTCCTCTCCTTCGCGACCTTGAGTCTCCATCGCAGGGCGCGGACCTTGATGATCCATGCGTCCTTGCGAGGGTTCCTCGCCTTGGCCGCGCCCTCTGTGGACCCAGAGCCGCGGCCCCTCTTGAGCTTGCGCATGGCGACCCGATGGCGCCCCCTGGAGACTCCCTTCTCCGGGGCTGCCCTTATCGCTCCGAACCCGATGAGCCCCCGTATGGTGCTACGGGTGATCGCATCCTGAATCAGGTCAGAGTACTCCTCGTCGAAGATGACCCTGTCTAGCCCGACGCCGAGCACAGAGGCTGCGATCCTTCGCTTACTCCTTAGGTTCAATTATCCTCAACCCTGTCGGATTCACGACCCTGATCCCGAGCTCCGTGGCCCTCTTCAGGATGGTGTCCCTCTTCTTTGCGCCTACGGTGCGCCCGATCCGCGCTACGTCCCGTCCGGGAACGAGGTCGTCTAGGTCTGCCGGCCTTGAGACGAGAGCCTCGAAGTGGCCGCTCGGGTGGAGCCCCCGGGACTTTACCGGGCCCCTATACCCAACTCTGACCAGCTTGGGCCAGCCCTTGTCCTGGCGCCGCATCTTGTTGTCGATGCCCTTGGGCTTTCTCCACTCTGGGTGTATCCTGCCGTACCTCCAGCTCTCCTGTCTGATGAACTTGGGCCTTGTCGAGGAGACCAGCTTGCGCTTGGCGACGAGCTCCTTGAGCCCCTTCTCCTGCGACTGCTTTGACTTTGGCAATTTCTACCAGCCCTCCTCCTTTTGGTAGATATACACGCCGTCGAGGAAGACCCTCTGGTCCTTCCTGCGGATCTTGGTGGCAAGCTCCACGTTGGCGGCTGTCTGCCCGACGTCTTCCACTGAGACCCCTTTCACGATGATGTCGTCGCCCTCTATCGTCACCTTGCAGGAGCCGACGACCTTTGAGACCCTCGGGGACCTCTCGCCCACGAAGTTCTCCACGTGGATCTCGTCGCCCTTGGTCTTGACCGAGATTGGGAAGTGGGCGTAGACGACCTTGAGCCTGTAGGTGTACCCCTTGGTGACCCCGGTGACCATGTTGTTGACCAGGCTCAGGACAGTGTTGATGATCACGTTGTCCTTCTTCTTCTTCGAGAAGGGCGAGAAGAGGACCTTTCCGTCCTCTACTGCGATGTCCACGTTGACCTTGTCGAAGTGCTTGTGTGCCTCCCCCAGCTTTCCCTTGACGGTGAGGGTCCTCCCCTTGAGGCTCGCTGTCACCCCTTCTGGGAGCGAGACCGCGGTCTGCTGTAGCTGCTTAGTAGACAAAGCCTATGAGCCTCCCGCCGATCTTCTTCTCCTGGGCCTCTACATGGGACATCACTCCCTGCGGCGTGGAGATGATCAGCGTCCCGACCCCGACTGCGGGGAGATACCTGTGTTCCCAGTCGACGAGCTTGAGCGACCTGACCGGGAACCGGGGGGAGATCACTCCGCAACGGTTGATCCTTCCAAGCAGCTGGACCTTGAGCTTGCCCCCCACCCCGTCGTCGATGTGCTCGAATTCCCCCACGTACTTCTTCTTCTGGAGGACCTTCAGGACCTCCCTCGCGAGGTTCGAGGACGGTATCACGATCGCCTCCTTCTTGTGCCTCATCTCCGCGTTCTGAAGGCCTGCGAAGAGGTTCGAGAGTATGTTTGTGGCTGCCAACTTCTATTCCCCTAATCGTACTTCCTGAAGCCGAGCTTCTCGGCTACCTCC containing:
- a CDS encoding 50S ribosomal protein L19e; its protein translation is MNLRSKRRIAASVLGVGLDRVIFDEEYSDLIQDAITRSTIRGLIGFGAIRAAPEKGVSRGRHRVAMRKLKRGRGSGSTEGAAKARNPRKDAWIIKVRALRWRLKVAKERKELSQDAYKSLYKQVKGGQVRGVKHLLDLMKEAKK
- a CDS encoding 50S ribosomal protein L6; translated protein: MSTKQLQQTAVSLPEGVTASLKGRTLTVKGKLGEAHKHFDKVNVDIAVEDGKVLFSPFSKKKKDNVIINTVLSLVNNMVTGVTKGYTYRLKVVYAHFPISVKTKGDEIHVENFVGERSPRVSKVVGSCKVTIEGDDIIVKGVSVEDVGQTAANVELATKIRRKDQRVFLDGVYIYQKEEGW
- a CDS encoding 50S ribosomal protein L18, whose amino-acid sequence is MQAHAPVLRRRREGVTDYRSRRKAITSSKPLLVVRFSNKHVSSQFVTPRVEGDAVVSSSHSRELAKIGWKGSTKSTPACYLLGMLAGKKALSKGVKEAVLYNGLVPFIKGARVSAFLKGVIDSGVEIPAGEDAFPSEDRISGKSIAEYASKLSKENQDSYKKAFSGLLKAGFTPEEYPAAFEKAKSAIGVGK
- a CDS encoding 50S ribosomal protein L32e, which produces MPKSKQSQEKGLKELVAKRKLVSSTRPKFIRQESWRYGRIHPEWRKPKGIDNKMRRQDKGWPKLVRVGYRGPVKSRGLHPSGHFEALVSRPADLDDLVPGRDVARIGRTVGAKKRDTILKRATELGIRVVNPTGLRIIEPKE
- a CDS encoding 30S ribosomal protein S8, with amino-acid sequence MAATNILSNLFAGLQNAEMRHKKEAIVIPSSNLAREVLKVLQKKKYVGEFEHIDDGVGGKLKVQLLGRINRCGVISPRFPVRSLKLVDWEHRYLPAVGVGTLIISTPQGVMSHVEAQEKKIGGRLIGFVY